The proteins below are encoded in one region of Campylobacter helveticus:
- a CDS encoding DNA adenine methylase, translating into MTQKINQSNLFTLYDTTKRDAFLHKLKGKNLAYKRYTKSPLRYGGGKSLAVGFIMEHFPSDLKRLISPFIGGGSVEIASALELDIEVLAYDVFDILVNFWQVLVADSGALYKELTKLEPTKENYAKIKNELALFWNERHKNPNNKPAIKLDSLSLARDYYFNFNLSYGPGFLGWMSKIYEDKNRYLKALEKIRDFKTQNLKVEMASFESVFEKYPNDFFYCDPPYFLEGDSKMFKGIYPMRNFPIHHNHFNHELLAICLKNHKGKFILSYNDCEFVRKAYKDFKILEPKWQYTMGQGETRMGKNRVMRGDTDNTKQSHELLIIKE; encoded by the coding sequence TTGACACAAAAAATAAACCAATCCAATTTATTTACTCTTTACGATACGACAAAAAGGGATGCATTTTTACATAAACTCAAAGGCAAAAATCTCGCCTATAAACGCTACACAAAATCCCCTTTGCGCTATGGTGGGGGTAAGTCTTTGGCAGTGGGTTTTATTATGGAGCATTTTCCAAGTGATTTAAAAAGACTTATTAGCCCATTTATTGGCGGGGGAAGCGTGGAGATAGCTAGCGCACTAGAGCTAGACATTGAAGTGTTAGCTTATGATGTATTTGATATTTTGGTAAATTTTTGGCAGGTTTTAGTTGCAGATTCTGGCGCACTTTATAAAGAGCTAACTAAGCTAGAGCCAACAAAAGAAAATTATGCAAAAATCAAAAATGAGCTTGCTTTATTTTGGAATGAGCGGCATAAAAATCCTAATAATAAACCCGCTATCAAGCTAGATTCTCTAAGTCTTGCAAGGGATTATTACTTTAATTTTAATCTAAGCTATGGACCCGGATTTTTAGGCTGGATGAGTAAGATTTATGAGGATAAAAACCGCTATCTTAAGGCTTTAGAAAAAATAAGAGATTTTAAAACGCAAAATCTCAAAGTAGAAATGGCAAGTTTTGAATCCGTATTTGAAAAATACCCTAATGATTTTTTCTACTGCGACCCGCCGTATTTTTTGGAAGGGGATTCTAAAATGTTTAAAGGGATTTATCCTATGCGAAATTTTCCCATTCATCATAATCACTTTAATCACGAGCTTTTAGCAATTTGTCTTAAAAATCATAAGGGTAAGTTTATTTTAAGCTATAACGATTGTGAGTTTGTGCGAAAAGCTTATAAAGATTTTAAAATCTTAGAGCCAAAATGGCAATATACAATGGGACAAGGCGAAACAAGAATGGGTAAAAATCGTGTTATGCGTGGCGATACAGACAACACCAAACAAAGCCACGAACTTTTGATTATAAAGGAGTAG
- a CDS encoding BsaWI family type II restriction enzyme, whose translation MLNKNETKTLREIEGKYYMQPMLESIMQDLRNDKLDLKEVFNHLYEYLLNSKEAVEKLLKERVNQNEIKDINQARKSIAGSAFSNLIVWVFLKNKENGNIDKDIFITAKISQIPHFKDLFYIKVGEETQKPDVDLMIYRLDSKQNLASCLILSLKTSLRERAGQTYKWKLLMEIANTESSIKEKYNISYNPPIQPLVCFATVNFYNEINNPQHRGMFKFFDCAFIGKNIQTDAFIKPLSYMLDYIAEQL comes from the coding sequence ATGCTAAACAAAAATGAGACAAAAACCCTGCGAGAGATAGAAGGCAAATATTATATGCAGCCTATGCTTGAGTCTATAATGCAAGATTTAAGAAATGATAAGCTTGATTTGAAAGAAGTTTTTAATCATCTTTATGAGTATTTGCTAAATTCCAAAGAAGCGGTTGAAAAACTACTAAAAGAACGCGTTAATCAAAATGAAATCAAAGATATAAATCAAGCAAGAAAAAGTATAGCAGGAAGTGCTTTTTCAAATCTTATTGTTTGGGTGTTTTTAAAAAATAAAGAAAATGGAAATATTGATAAAGATATTTTTATCACCGCTAAAATTTCGCAAATCCCACATTTTAAAGATTTATTTTATATAAAAGTGGGAGAAGAAACACAAAAGCCAGATGTTGATTTGATGATTTATAGGCTAGATTCTAAGCAAAATTTAGCGAGTTGCCTTATTCTTTCTCTTAAAACTTCATTAAGAGAAAGGGCTGGACAGACATATAAGTGGAAGCTTTTAATGGAAATTGCAAACACAGAATCTAGCATTAAAGAAAAATATAATATTAGCTACAATCCACCTATTCAGCCCTTAGTGTGTTTTGCTACCGTTAATTTTTACAATGAAATTAACAATCCGCAACATAGGGGTATGTTTAAATTTTTTGATTGTGCCTTTATAGGAAAAAACATACAAACAGACGCTTTTATTAAACCTTTAAGCTATATGCTTGATTATATCGCGGAGCAATTATGA
- a CDS encoding modification methylase, which produces MTLAIQESIKTIYNPKYDFLGQSYASMYPNLHKYPATMLPQIGYELLKEFKAEKSTLLDPYCGSGSSFMSGLEYGIKHFVGFDLNPLAILISKAKLNYIEKENLLREKDNLLENMIKIVEAKRANITNIDFWIEKQAQIDLALIFHHLNNIKEQNIKNLFLLAFSETLREVSYTRNNEFKLFRMKNYESYKPNVYKVFKEKLDYIIDNYLLFYQHKIKNVTHNITNSSFTNTTEKFDTILTSPPYGDSKTTVAYGQFSTFINEYMGFKNARKLDSQLLGGKKSKEIYSKGIMQEYIQEIAKLDKKRALEVSSFYVDLEKSILNLISALNVSAKIFFVVGNRQVKKIQLPTDKFIAEVFCNNGFKHLSTIKRKIPNKAMPLKNSPTNQAGILSSTMNEEWIVVCEKKG; this is translated from the coding sequence ATGACCCTAGCAATACAAGAATCCATAAAAACTATATATAATCCAAAATATGATTTTTTAGGGCAAAGTTATGCTTCAATGTATCCTAATTTACATAAATATCCAGCCACTATGCTCCCACAAATTGGCTATGAGCTATTGAAAGAATTTAAAGCAGAGAAAAGCACACTTTTAGACCCTTATTGTGGAAGTGGAAGTAGCTTTATGAGTGGCTTGGAGTATGGTATAAAGCATTTTGTGGGCTTTGATTTAAACCCTTTAGCAATCCTCATATCAAAAGCTAAACTTAACTATATAGAAAAAGAAAATTTATTAAGAGAAAAGGATAATTTGCTTGAAAATATGATAAAAATTGTGGAAGCTAAGAGAGCTAATATTACAAATATTGATTTTTGGATAGAGAAACAAGCACAGATAGATTTAGCCCTTATTTTTCACCATTTAAATAATATTAAGGAACAAAATATAAAAAACTTATTTTTACTTGCATTTAGTGAAACATTAAGAGAAGTGAGCTACACAAGAAACAACGAATTTAAACTTTTTAGGATGAAAAACTACGAGAGTTATAAGCCAAATGTTTATAAAGTTTTCAAAGAAAAATTAGATTATATTATTGATAATTATTTACTTTTTTATCAACATAAAATAAAAAATGTTACACACAACATTACAAACTCAAGTTTTACAAATACTACTGAAAAATTTGACACTATTCTTACTAGCCCACCTTATGGCGATTCTAAAACAACGGTAGCTTACGGACAATTTAGCACTTTTATCAATGAATATATGGGCTTTAAAAACGCAAGGAAACTCGACTCGCAACTTTTAGGTGGCAAAAAATCAAAAGAAATTTATAGCAAAGGGATAATGCAAGAATACATACAAGAAATTGCTAAACTTGATAAAAAAAGAGCCTTAGAAGTTTCAAGTTTTTATGTGGATTTAGAAAAAAGTATTTTAAATTTAATAAGTGCCTTAAATGTCAGTGCCAAAATCTTTTTTGTAGTGGGCAATCGTCAGGTTAAAAAAATACAGCTTCCCACTGATAAATTTATCGCTGAAGTTTTTTGTAATAACGGTTTTAAACATTTAAGCACCATAAAACGCAAGATTCCTAATAAGGCTATGCCACTTAAAAATTCTCCTACAAATCAAGCCGGAATCCTATCTAGCACGATGAATGAAGAATGGATAGTGGTGTGTGAGAAAAAAGGATAA
- a CDS encoding type II restriction endonuclease gives MKIAQVKTAFKIADVEFVSGSTKLNFNYLKDLKDENGKALSQKILSENVARVYLIVVDGEIKKIGGSGATGGIKSTLEIYRDGGVNGRPAVRSFGIWYFLYHTILQGKKIEFYMIYQENFEKEVKGLFGLKKVKNVSISYKFIEQCCVEDYLSVESEHPEWNVQEQGLSWPLEIKNKHAEILANAQNREKKIKRKEVRLDK, from the coding sequence ATGAAAATAGCACAAGTCAAAACTGCATTTAAAATCGCTGATGTGGAATTTGTAAGCGGTAGCACAAAGCTTAATTTTAATTACTTAAAAGATTTAAAAGATGAAAATGGCAAGGCACTATCACAAAAAATTTTAAGTGAAAATGTAGCTAGGGTGTATCTTATTGTAGTAGATGGCGAGATTAAAAAAATTGGTGGAAGTGGGGCAACAGGTGGAATCAAAAGCACTTTAGAAATTTATAGAGACGGTGGAGTAAATGGGCGTCCAGCCGTAAGAAGCTTTGGGATATGGTATTTTTTATATCACACGATTTTGCAGGGTAAAAAAATAGAATTTTATATGATTTACCAAGAAAATTTCGAAAAAGAAGTCAAAGGATTATTTGGCTTGAAAAAGGTCAAAAATGTTTCCATTTCTTATAAATTTATAGAGCAGTGTTGCGTGGAAGATTATTTAAGCGTGGAAAGCGAACACCCAGAGTGGAATGTGCAAGAACAGGGATTAAGTTGGCCGCTTGAGATAAAAAATAAGCACGCAGAAATTCTAGCTAACGCGCAAAATAGAGAAAAGAAAATCAAACGCAAGGAAGTGAGACTTGATAAATAA
- the pheA gene encoding prephenate dehydratase, whose product MPNLEEFRLKIDAIDDELLKLLNERMTYVKNIGELKQSLGTAIYRPERERAIINRLKSQNLGPLDQNAIEAIYGEVFAVSRNLELPQAVAYFGPEGTYTHQAARMRFGAMSRYIPLATIEDVFKELRNKEAKFGVVPIENNTEGAVGVTLDCLGVYEELKIFGEIYMDIHHSFVGINENIKEIERIYSHPQGYNQCRKFLESHGLNAVEFVPAKSTANAAYLASQDKNSAAICSKIAAKIYNVPLLFDKIEDNAANRTRFLILSDITTPKMQHCKTSILAHTAHKPGGLSALLENFKKENINLTKLESRPVKAKEFLHSFYIDFEGHIEDENIKRALEGNEDIVWLGSYLKEC is encoded by the coding sequence GTGCCAAATTTAGAGGAATTTAGACTAAAAATTGACGCAATTGATGATGAGCTTTTAAAGCTTTTAAATGAGAGAATGACTTATGTGAAAAATATAGGGGAACTTAAGCAAAGTTTAGGCACAGCCATTTATAGACCAGAGCGTGAAAGAGCAATTATCAATCGTTTAAAAAGTCAAAATTTAGGACCGCTAGACCAAAATGCCATTGAGGCAATTTATGGGGAGGTTTTTGCTGTTTCTAGGAATTTGGAATTGCCTCAGGCGGTGGCATATTTTGGACCGGAGGGAACTTATACTCATCAAGCGGCTAGAATGCGTTTTGGGGCGATGAGTCGTTATATCCCACTAGCGACGATTGAGGATGTTTTTAAAGAGCTTAGGAACAAGGAAGCGAAATTTGGTGTCGTGCCGATAGAAAATAATACGGAAGGGGCGGTAGGCGTTACCCTCGACTGCTTAGGGGTGTATGAGGAGCTTAAAATTTTTGGTGAAATTTATATGGATATCCATCATTCTTTTGTGGGGATTAACGAAAATATCAAGGAAATCGAACGCATTTATTCGCACCCACAAGGCTATAATCAGTGTAGAAAATTTTTAGAAAGCCACGGCTTAAATGCTGTGGAATTTGTCCCCGCTAAATCGACCGCAAACGCTGCTTATCTCGCTTCGCAGGATAAAAATTCCGCTGCCATTTGTTCTAAAATCGCCGCAAAAATTTATAATGTGCCTTTGCTGTTTGACAAGATAGAAGATAATGCCGCAAATAGGACGCGTTTTTTAATCTTAAGCGATATTACAACGCCAAAAATGCAGCATTGTAAAACCTCCATTTTAGCACACACCGCACATAAACCCGGCGGACTTAGTGCCTTACTTGAAAATTTCAAAAAAGAAAATATTAATTTAACTAAGCTTGAATCACGTCCTGTAAAAGCAAAAGAATTTCTCCATAGTTTTTATATCGATTTTGAGGGGCATATCGAAGATGAAAATATCAAAAGAGCTTTAGAGGGTAATGAAGACATCGTTTGGCTTGGCTCTTATCTAAAAGAGTGTTAG
- a CDS encoding HAD-IIA family hydrolase, translating into MLFLDVQGTLISDKDKSLIAGAKELLKLLNHKNIPYVLITNNTKDLNFLTTLRQKGLEIKDGAYLDPFCVLSSYLKPCRVAAFGAREFIDSLENLGFTLDFETPEALLLASYDDFKFKDFAKMIEMAQNGVKIIAMHETSLYKKDGFLYPGVGSIMAMLKNATNLNYEVVGKPSEAFYKEALRLINLQKSGIKFSDISIISDDFKGDLVKAYALKMRCILVLSGKIKSVENLNSSILSGVYESILEFKKEFECQI; encoded by the coding sequence ATGCTATTTTTAGATGTGCAAGGAACGCTCATTAGCGACAAGGACAAATCTTTAATCGCTGGAGCAAAAGAGCTTTTAAAGCTTTTAAATCATAAAAATATCCCCTATGTGCTTATCACTAATAATACAAAGGATTTAAATTTTTTAACAACTTTGCGTCAAAAAGGGCTTGAGATAAAAGATGGGGCGTATTTAGACCCGTTTTGTGTTTTAAGCTCTTATCTTAAGCCTTGTAGGGTAGCAGCTTTTGGTGCGCGTGAATTTATAGATAGTCTTGAGAATTTAGGCTTTACACTTGATTTTGAAACGCCTGAAGCCCTTTTGTTGGCAAGTTATGATGATTTTAAATTTAAGGATTTTGCCAAGATGATAGAAATGGCACAAAATGGTGTGAAAATCATCGCTATGCACGAGACAAGCCTTTATAAAAAAGATGGTTTTTTATATCCGGGTGTGGGAAGTATAATGGCTATGCTTAAAAACGCCACAAATTTAAATTATGAAGTAGTGGGAAAGCCAAGTGAGGCGTTTTATAAAGAGGCTTTAAGGCTGATTAATTTGCAAAAAAGTGGGATTAAATTTAGCGATATTAGCATTATAAGCGATGATTTTAAGGGTGATTTAGTTAAGGCTTATGCGCTTAAAATGCGGTGCATTTTAGTTTTAAGTGGGAAGATTAAGAGTGTGGAGAATTTAAATTCGAGCATTTTAAGCGGGGTGTATGAGAGCATTTTGGAATTTAAAAAGGAGTTTGAGTGCCAAATTTAG
- the fabG gene encoding 3-oxoacyl-ACP reductase FabG — protein sequence MQFSGKNVLITGASKGIGAEIARVLANFGLKVWINYRSKPELADALKEEIEKSGGKAALIKFDASKEEEFADAFKLIVESDGELSYLVNNAGVTNDKLALRMSLEDFSGVVDTNLNSAFLGCKEALKAMSKKRFGAVVNIASIVGEMGNAGQVNYSASKGGMIAMTKSFAREGASRNLRFNCVTPGFIKSDMTEILSEEVKKSYAENIPLRRFAEPLEVANCVAFLLSDYASYVTGDVLKINGGLYM from the coding sequence ATGCAATTTAGTGGAAAAAATGTTTTAATCACAGGGGCTAGTAAGGGTATAGGTGCGGAAATCGCAAGAGTTTTGGCAAATTTTGGTTTAAAAGTGTGGATTAACTATCGCTCCAAGCCAGAACTTGCAGACGCTTTAAAAGAAGAGATTGAAAAAAGTGGTGGCAAGGCTGCTTTGATTAAATTTGATGCAAGCAAGGAAGAAGAATTTGCCGATGCCTTTAAACTCATCGTAGAAAGCGATGGAGAGCTTAGTTATTTGGTAAATAATGCTGGAGTTACAAATGATAAACTCGCTCTTAGAATGAGCCTTGAGGACTTTAGCGGCGTGGTGGATACAAATTTAAATTCGGCGTTTTTAGGTTGCAAAGAAGCGTTAAAAGCGATGAGTAAAAAGCGTTTTGGAGCTGTGGTAAATATCGCTTCTATCGTTGGTGAAATGGGAAATGCTGGGCAGGTGAATTATAGTGCGAGTAAGGGCGGTATGATAGCGATGACCAAGTCTTTTGCAAGAGAGGGGGCGAGTAGGAATTTGCGTTTTAACTGCGTAACACCGGGCTTTATCAAAAGTGATATGACTGAAATTTTAAGCGAAGAGGTGAAAAAAAGCTATGCGGAAAATATCCCTCTTAGGCGTTTTGCCGAGCCTTTGGAAGTGGCAAATTGTGTAGCATTTTTACTGAGCGATTATGCCTCTTATGTAACGGGAGATGTGCTTAAAATCAACGGCGGATTGTATATGTAG
- the gpmI gene encoding 2,3-bisphosphoglycerate-independent phosphoglycerate mutase, protein MKQKCILIITDGIGHNLSSKFNAFNAAKKPNYEKFFKEVPNALLKTSGLAVGLPEGQMGNSEVGHMCIGSGRIIYQNLVKINKAIENNTLKDNANLKALLNKCKRVHIIGLYSDGGVHSLHTHFNALLAICKNEGREVFAHAISDGRDVSPKSGLNFIKDLENFCEAKGVHLASLSGRFYAMDRDKRWERVEAYYKALLGQAKRVQKMSAYVEENYQKDVFDEFIEPVISEEFDGLNEDDGLIFINFRNDRMKQLVELLSAENFTALKQEKRFAKLLTMSVYDDKFNIPVLFEKEELKNTLAEVISNANLTQLHTAETEKYAHVTFFFNGGKEDLLENETRVLIPSPKIKTYDEKPQMSAFEVCEVVKEGIKKGEDFIVVNFANGDMVGHTGNFNAAVKAVEAVDKCLGQIVDEARKQGYAFIITSDHGNCEAMQDENGNLLTNHTTFDVFIFIEAQICKQIKQNMGLSNIASSVLKILDLEIPKEMNEALF, encoded by the coding sequence ATGAAACAAAAATGTATTTTAATTATAACCGATGGGATAGGGCATAATTTAAGTTCAAAATTTAATGCTTTTAATGCGGCGAAAAAACCAAATTATGAAAAATTTTTTAAAGAAGTGCCAAATGCTTTGTTAAAAACGAGCGGTTTGGCTGTGGGGCTTCCAGAAGGACAAATGGGAAATAGTGAAGTGGGGCATATGTGTATAGGAAGTGGGCGCATTATCTATCAAAATTTAGTCAAAATCAATAAAGCCATAGAAAACAATACGCTTAAAGATAACGCAAATTTGAAAGCTTTACTTAATAAATGCAAAAGAGTGCATATTATAGGGCTTTATAGCGATGGGGGGGTGCATTCTTTGCATACGCATTTTAACGCTTTGCTTGCAATTTGTAAAAATGAAGGCAGGGAAGTTTTCGCGCACGCTATTAGCGATGGGCGTGATGTTTCGCCAAAAAGTGGTTTAAATTTTATTAAAGATTTAGAAAATTTTTGTGAGGCTAAAGGGGTGCATTTGGCAAGTTTGAGCGGACGCTTTTATGCGATGGATAGAGATAAGCGTTGGGAGAGAGTGGAGGCGTATTATAAAGCACTTTTGGGTCAAGCCAAGAGGGTGCAAAAAATGAGTGCTTATGTGGAGGAAAATTATCAAAAAGATGTATTTGATGAATTTATCGAGCCTGTGATAAGCGAAGAATTTGACGGCTTAAATGAGGATGATGGATTGATATTTATTAATTTTAGAAATGACAGAATGAAGCAATTGGTCGAGCTTTTAAGTGCGGAAAATTTTACTGCATTAAAACAAGAAAAGCGTTTTGCAAAGTTATTGACGATGAGTGTTTATGATGATAAATTTAATATCCCCGTGCTGTTTGAAAAAGAAGAGCTTAAAAATACTCTTGCTGAGGTGATTTCAAATGCAAATTTAACGCAACTTCACACAGCAGAAACGGAAAAATATGCCCATGTAACTTTCTTTTTTAACGGAGGAAAAGAGGATTTACTTGAAAATGAAACGAGGGTTTTAATCCCAAGTCCTAAGATAAAAACTTACGATGAAAAGCCACAAATGAGTGCATTTGAAGTGTGTGAGGTCGTCAAAGAAGGGATAAAAAAGGGGGAGGATTTCATCGTTGTGAATTTTGCAAATGGTGATATGGTAGGACACACAGGCAATTTTAATGCCGCCGTTAAAGCGGTGGAGGCTGTGGATAAATGCTTGGGGCAAATCGTAGATGAGGCGAGAAAGCAAGGCTATGCCTTTATCATCACAAGCGACCACGGAAATTGCGAGGCGATGCAAGATGAAAATGGAAATTTGCTGACAAATCACACAACCTTTGATGTTTTTATTTTTATCGAGGCACAAATTTGCAAACAAATAAAGCAAAATATGGGTTTAAGCAACATAGCTTCTAGTGTGCTTAAAATTTTAGACCTTGAAATTCCAAAAGAGATGAATGAGGCTTTATTTTAA
- the mraY gene encoding phospho-N-acetylmuramoyl-pentapeptide-transferase, whose protein sequence is MYYFSELSSYAFFTYISVRAGFAFFIALILSLFLMPKFIAWAKAKNASQPIYEYAPKSHQEKSHTPTMGGVVFTFCAVFASLLCIKFDNLFALMALLCLISFCFIGVIDDLGKILKKNNHSGLSPKAKLLAQIFASLLCLVPLYFSGVLDSEFYLPFYKYPLFNMYIFALFFWILVLISSSNAVNLTDGLDGLATVPSIFSLATLGVFLYLSGNLIYSEYLFLPKINGLGEVVIICAALIGALMGFLWYNCYPAQVFMGDSGSLTLGGFIGFLAIVSKNEILLFLIGFVFVLETISVILQVGSFKIWGKRVFKMAPIHHHFEKIGWVENKIIVRFWMIALLSNLLALASLKIR, encoded by the coding sequence ATGTATTATTTTTCTGAACTAAGCTCCTATGCTTTCTTTACTTATATCAGCGTTCGTGCGGGTTTTGCGTTTTTCATCGCTTTAATTTTAAGCTTGTTTTTAATGCCCAAATTTATTGCTTGGGCTAAGGCAAAAAACGCCTCCCAGCCCATTTATGAATACGCCCCAAAAAGCCACCAAGAAAAATCTCACACCCCAACTATGGGCGGTGTAGTTTTTACCTTTTGTGCAGTATTTGCAAGTTTATTGTGTATTAAATTTGATAATTTATTTGCATTAATGGCACTTTTGTGTTTAATAAGCTTTTGCTTTATCGGCGTAATTGATGATTTAGGCAAAATTCTTAAAAAAAATAATCACTCAGGACTAAGCCCTAAGGCTAAACTTTTAGCTCAAATTTTTGCCTCACTTTTATGCCTCGTACCTTTATATTTTAGCGGGGTTTTAGACTCTGAGTTTTACCTCCCTTTTTATAAATATCCGCTTTTTAATATGTATATTTTCGCGCTTTTCTTTTGGATTTTGGTGCTAATTTCAAGCTCAAATGCTGTAAATTTAACAGACGGACTTGATGGACTTGCCACAGTTCCCTCCATTTTTTCCTTAGCTACTTTAGGCGTGTTTTTATATTTAAGCGGGAATTTAATTTATAGTGAGTATTTATTTTTACCTAAAATTAATGGACTTGGAGAGGTTGTTATCATTTGTGCTGCGCTCATCGGTGCTTTAATGGGCTTTTTGTGGTATAACTGCTACCCAGCACAAGTATTTATGGGAGATAGTGGAAGTCTTACACTTGGTGGTTTTATAGGCTTTTTAGCCATAGTCAGCAAAAATGAAATTTTGCTTTTCCTTATAGGTTTTGTTTTTGTTTTAGAAACAATTTCCGTCATTTTACAAGTAGGAAGCTTTAAAATTTGGGGCAAAAGAGTTTTCAAAATGGCACCCATTCATCACCATTTTGAAAAAATCGGCTGGGTAGAAAATAAAATCATCGTCCGCTTTTGGATGATAGCACTACTTTCTAACCTCCTCGCCCTCGCCTCACTCAAAATAAGATAA
- a CDS encoding SLC13 family permease has translation MSNSTKTFIIVADIILFIALLALLPFETKVNQGLAILAFIAVLWLSEALHVTITAILIPILAVIMGLMPTKSALHGFADPNIFLFFGGFALAAAMHFQELDKIIAQRILVLAKGNFALATIYIFLTTAFLSMWMSNTATAAMMLPLAIGMLSQLDYEKNKNTYVFVLLGIAFSASIGGIGTLVGTPPNAIVATNLNITFAQWLQYGIPIVLIFMPLMIFVLYFTFKPNLKFQINTNLEQKIPMDTQKYITLVIFAVVAACWIFSSHINPFVSNLLGFEKKVADFDSIIAISAAVLVCAFRVVSWKKVQENTDWGVLMLFGGGITLSLVLKDSGASKIMADGIISLIAGGHLFLIGLLVSLFIVFLTEFTSNTASAALLVPLFISIAESLGAPPLGLALIIGIGASCAFMLPVATPPNAIVFGTGYIKQSQMVRVGIYLNILCSIIIASMAYFFWL, from the coding sequence ATGTCAAATTCTACTAAAACTTTCATTATTGTAGCTGATATTATTTTGTTTATTGCACTACTTGCCTTGTTACCTTTTGAAACAAAAGTAAATCAAGGCTTGGCTATTTTAGCCTTTATCGCGGTTTTGTGGCTTAGCGAGGCTTTGCATGTTACCATTACTGCGATTTTAATTCCTATTTTAGCCGTTATAATGGGCTTAATGCCTACCAAATCCGCCCTACACGGCTTTGCCGACCCAAATATATTTCTCTTTTTTGGCGGCTTTGCTTTAGCTGCAGCGATGCACTTTCAAGAACTTGATAAAATCATCGCTCAAAGAATTCTTGTGTTAGCTAAAGGAAATTTTGCCCTTGCCACAATCTACATCTTCCTAACAACCGCATTTTTATCAATGTGGATGTCAAATACCGCCACAGCCGCTATGATGCTTCCTCTTGCTATAGGTATGCTTTCCCAGCTTGATTATGAAAAAAATAAAAATACCTATGTTTTTGTGCTTTTGGGTATAGCCTTTAGTGCGAGTATCGGCGGTATAGGCACTTTGGTAGGAACACCGCCAAATGCCATCGTAGCGACAAATTTAAACATCACTTTTGCGCAGTGGCTTCAATATGGAATTCCTATTGTTCTCATCTTTATGCCTTTGATGATTTTTGTTCTCTATTTCACTTTTAAACCAAATTTAAAATTTCAAATCAATACAAATTTAGAACAAAAAATCCCTATGGATACTCAAAAATACATCACTCTAGTCATTTTTGCCGTTGTAGCTGCGTGCTGGATATTTAGCTCACATATCAATCCTTTTGTTTCAAATTTATTAGGATTTGAGAAAAAAGTCGCCGATTTTGACAGCATTATCGCCATATCTGCCGCTGTTTTGGTTTGTGCTTTTAGGGTAGTAAGCTGGAAAAAAGTCCAAGAAAATACCGACTGGGGCGTTTTAATGCTCTTTGGTGGAGGCATCACTTTAAGCCTTGTTTTAAAAGATAGTGGAGCAAGTAAGATAATGGCAGATGGTATCATCAGCCTAATCGCTGGAGGTCATTTATTTTTAATTGGGCTTTTGGTTTCTCTATTTATAGTATTTTTGACAGAATTTACCTCAAACACAGCTTCTGCAGCACTCTTAGTCCCACTTTTCATTTCTATAGCCGAGTCCTTAGGCGCTCCCCCACTTGGCTTAGCCCTTATCATAGGTATAGGTGCAAGCTGTGCCTTTATGCTGCCTGTTGCAACTCCGCCAAATGCCATAGTCTTTGGCACGGGCTATATTAAACAATCTCAAATGGTGCGTGTAGGAATTTATCTTAATATCCTCTGCTCCATTATCATCGCCTCGATGGCGTATTTCTTCTGGCTTTAA